The Accipiter gentilis chromosome 7, bAccGen1.1, whole genome shotgun sequence genome includes a region encoding these proteins:
- the HIP1R gene encoding huntingtin-interacting protein 1-related protein isoform X1: protein MNSSLPHSASPQKLSSSFEDSTIQKQKRELQLLIAELKDRDKELNDMVAVHQRQLLAWEDDRQKILTLAERCNLLKNELNKRNEIVKSLTKRLKFLESQQNDSKTIENTPQKFKELSQKVTDATVHCQALEEKNQSLHCLVLELSAKTGQLQAREQELLTMLRLKDEAILETTDHITDFTSKFKKLESALRAAKTEEFSLNKEKEDLKLRLKELILEINKLKDDLCEKMKENNKQQEEIIHLKQENSCLRNELALIVEKAKRKDQLLQFAKSKQARTDTELSSLRQIYVKQQRDLQFLHVNLESSQESRQKHEKAAHERSIGMAFSAPESNSKTDTVRTEGTHGMCEECGTAQVPKSRVKTTSEMCKVDNRLLLNASDLEETTSAYLNGCQKVVKALAVLTEEEEKQDVASSSDELGSKVFCEANNTRPLRNREISENGVESRDQQSFESSLPEYEHWLNIDSSVDSQSPLVQNTVTSDKTDNENKTWEKRTGILFGQKSREAPAAIHKSESDSCSNNFIIEKDAWWKPVSDPEWLKIFKPIKGDGSIWHGKDCSCLKTAQEMKCVSSKSEENVDLNSFHLDSPCLTSTQKGDRPQRCEKFSGEDLPLEINNLSVTKPTNRCCNATIDQDTSSPISKLQHVLAESRQMVADLELSTLLHTSPRCSPNSSNINTAVSISKAINTQEAPVKEKHARRIILGTHHEKGAFTFWSYAIGLPLPSSAILSWKFCHVLHKVLRDGHPNVLQDCQRYRSNIRETGDLWGHLHDRYGQLVSIYTRLLLTKISFHTKHPEFPPALEVSDEVLEKTAGTDVNNIFQLTVELFDYLDCELKLSESVFRQLNTSMAVSQMSAVQCRLAPLIQVIQDCSHLYHYAVKLMFKLHSCLPADTLQGHRDRFHEQFRSLKNFFKKASDMLYFKRLIQIPRLPESPPNFLRASALAEHVKPVVVIPEEAPEDEEPENLIEISTASTTEPQVTSDIFEQTFGPPNGFRDDRDAQIESLKKEVDMLRAEMEKIKLEAQRYIMQLKAQVNSLEGEVEEQRKQKQKALVDNEQLRDELERLQRAKQDSDRSQRLCAEAEKKANATEIRYTKLKEKHSELINTHAELLRKNADTAKQLTVTQQSQEEVARVKEQLAFQVEQVKREAEMKLEDQSVQMEQLRQELDARRDELDQVQRSLSHAKQAGVELSAQVEALHAEKEVLRRSVSEKECEVLSTRGLIEEKELQRSQEVDKATKEIRELQGRLLEKSNQEQSLQQKLLDEQFGILQETVREVEDILRDAVAKLDDPLHVRCTSSPDYLLSRAQAALESTDALENGHAQYVASMAADAAGLVGALALFAHLMADTIVNGSATSHLAPTDHADRLMETCRDCGQQSLDYLGELKDKQKLGHAKLGDVRQALRGVLQLAQELRPKSLDIKQEELGDMVEKEMASTSEAIEDAVRRIEEMMSQARNESSGVKLEVNERILNSCTDLMKAIRLLVTTSTNLQKEIVESGRGAATTQEFYAKNSRWTEGLISASKAVGWGATQLVESADRVVLHTGKYEELIVCSHEIAASTAQLVAASKVKAEKSSRNLARLQECSRNVNEMAANVVASTKSGQEQIEEKDTMDFSGMSLIKLKKEEMETQVKVLELEKRLEGERVRLGELRKQHYGLAGAYEAAEEGEAKPAPAPRRGILKKPPLAQKPSLGEPERDAGP, encoded by the exons ATGAATTCATCACTGCCGCATTCTGCTTCGCCCCAG AAACTTAGCTCAAGCTTTGAGGACAGCACCATTCAGAAGCAGAAGCGAGAACTCCAGCTTTTAATTGCAGAACTGAAAGATCGTGATAAGGAGCTCAATGACATGGTTGCAGTGCATCAGAGGCAGCTTCTAGCCTGGGAAGATGATCGGCAAAAAATACTTACTTTAGCAGAACGATGCAACTTATTAAAAA ATGAGCTGAACAAGAGAAATGAAATTGTAAAATCACTGACCAAAAGGTTAAAGTTCTTAGAATCTCAGCAGAATGACAGTAAGACAATTGAAAATACACCACAGAAGTTTAAGGAGCTGTCTCAAAAAGTAACAGATGCAACTGTTCACTGTCAGGCTTTGGAG GAGAAAAATCAAAGTCTCCACTGCTTAGTTTTGGAACTGTCTGCTAAAACAGGCCAGCTGCAAGCGAGAGAACAGGAGCTTCTTACTATGCTTAGGCTGAAG GACGAGGCTATACTTGAAACAACTGATCACATTACTGACTTTACATCTAAATTCAAAAAGCTGGAAAGTGCATTGCGTGCAGCAAAGACGGAGGAATTCAGTCtcaacaaagaaaaggaagaccTCAAACTGAGACTGAAAGAACTAATACTTGAAATAAACAAGCTGAAAG atgacctctgtgaaaagatgaaagaaaataataagcaGCAGGAAGAAATCATTCACCTCAAACAAGAAAACAGCTGCTTGAGGAATGAGCTCGCACTTATTG ttgagaaagcaaagagaaaggatCAACTTCTTCAGTTTGCCAAGTCTAAACAAGCACGGACTGACACAGAACTATCAAGTTTGCGACAG ATCTACGTAAAACAGCAGCGTGACTTGCAATTTCTTCATGTCAATTTGGAGAGCTCTCAGGAATCAAGGCAAAAGCATGAAAAGGCAGCACATGAAAGGAg CATAGGTATGGCATTCTCTGCCCCTGAAAGCAACAGCAAGACAGACACAGTTAGGACTGAGGGTACCCACGGGATGTGTGAGGAGTGTGGAACTGCACAAGTTCCAAAAAGTAGGGTAAAAACCACCTCTGAGATGTGCAAAGTAGATAATAGACTGTTACTGAATGCATCAGACTTGGAGGAAACTACCTCAGCATACTTAAACGGGTGTCAAAAAGTTGTGAAAGCCTTGGCTGTCcttacagaagaagaagaaaagcaggatgTTGCATCAAGCTCTGATGAGCTAGGCAGCAAAGTATTTTGTGAAGCAAACAATACAAGGCCATTGAGAAACAGGGAAATTTCTGAGAATGGAGTGGAAAGCAGAGACCAGCAAAGCTTTGAGTCATCTTTACCTGAATATGAGCATTGGCTTAACATCGATTCTTCTGTAGATTCACAAAGTCCTTTGGTCCAGAACACTGTCACATCTGACAAAActgataatgaaaataaaacctgggAAAAGAGAACTGGAATTCTGTTTGGCCAAAAAAGTAGAGAGGCTCCTGCTGCAATTCACAAGTCTGAATCGGATTCCTGTAGTAATAACTTCATCATAGAAAAAGATGCATGGTGGAAGCCAGTATCAGATCCGGAATGGTTGAAGATTTTCAAACCCATAAAAGGAGATGGAAGTATATGGCATGGAAAAGATTGCAGCTGTCTCAAGACTGCACAAGAGATGAAATGTGTCAGCTCAAAAAG cgaAGAAAATGTGGATCTGAACTCTTTTCACTTGGATTCTCCCTGTTTGACATCCACCCAGAAAGGAGACAGGCCTCAAAGATGTGAGAAATTCTCTGGTGAAGACCTCCCTCTGGAAATCAATAACCTTTCAGTGACTAAGCCAACAAATAGATGCTGCAATGCTACCATCGACCAA GACACCAGTTCCCCCATAAGTAAGCTGCAGCATGTGTTGGCTGAGTCTCGACAGATGGTTGCTGATCTGGAGCTTAGCACTCTCCTCCACACGAGCCCTCGCTGCAGTCCAAACAGCAGCAACATTAATACG GCCGTCAGCATCAGCAAAGCCATAAATACACAAGAAGCACCGGTGAAGGAGAAACATGCCCGCC GGATCATCCTGGGGACGCACCACGAGAAGGGAGCATTCACCTTCTGGTCCTACGCCATtgggctgcccctgcccagcaGTGCCATCCTCAGCTGGAAGTTCTGCCATGTCCTGCACAAGGTCCTGCGTGACGGCCACCCCAAC GTCCTCCAGGACTGCCAGAGGTACCGCAGCAACATCCGAGAGACAGGGGACCTGTGG GGCCATTTGCACGACAGGTACGGGCAGCTGGTGAGCATCTACACACGGCTCCTCCTCACCAAGATCTCCTTCCACACCAAG CATCCCGAGTTCCCTCCGGCCCTTGAAGTGTCAGATGAGGTGCTGGAAAAGACTGCGGGGACAGATGTGAACAACAT cTTCCAGCTGACGGTCGAGCTGTTTGACTACCTGGACTGCGAGCTGAAGCTGTCGGAGTCAG TTTTCAGGCAGCTCAACACCTCGATGGCAGTCTCGCAGATGTCGGCAGTGCAGTGCCGCCTGGCCCCCCTCATCCAGGTCATCCAGGACTGCAGCCACCTCTACCACTATGCTGTCAAGTTAATGTTCAAGCTGCATTCCT GTCTGCCGGCTGACACGCTGCAGGGCCACCGAGACCGTTTCCATGAGCAGTTTCGCAG cctCAAAAACTTCTTCAAGAAAGCATCCGACATGTTGTATTTCAAGCGGCTCATCCAGATCCCCCGGCTGCCAGAG AGCCCCCCAAACTTCTTGCGGGCATCTGCGCTGGCCGAGCATGTGAAGCCAGTGGTTGTCATACCTGAGGAAGCCCCTGAGGACGAGGAGCCAGAGAACCTCATTGAAATCAGTACGGCTTCCACCACGGAGCCACAG GTGACCTCAGATATATTTGAGCAAACCTTCGGGCCACCCAACGGCTTTCGGGACGACAG GGATGCGCAGATTGAGAGCCTGAAGAAGGAGGTGGACATGCTCCGTGCAGAGATGGAGAAGATTAAACTGGAG GCGCAGCGGTATATCATGCAGCTCAAGGCGCAGGTGAACAGCCTGGAGGGTGAAGTGGAGGAGCAGCGCAAGCAGAAGCAGAAGGCGCTGGTGGACAACGAGCAGCTGCGGGATgagctggagaggctgcagagggcaaAGCAGGACAGCGACAGGTCCCAGAGGCTCTGCGCCGAAGCGGAAA AGAAAGCCAATGCCACCGAGATCCGCTACACGAAGCTGAAGGAGAAGCACAGTGAGCTCATCAACACGCACGCCGAGCTCCTGAGGAAG AACGCCGACACTGCCAAGCAGCTGACAGTCAcgcagcagagccaggaggaggTAGCACGTGTCAAGGAACAGCTGGCGTTTCAGGTGGAGCAGGTCAAGCGGGAGGCCGAGATGAAG CTGGAGGACCAGAGTGTGCAGATGGAGCAGCTGCGGCAGGAGCTGGACGCCCGGCGGGATGAGCTGGACCAGGTGCAGCGCTCGCTCAGCCACGCCAAGCAG GCAGGCGTGGAGCTCAGTGCCCAGGTTGAGGCCCTGCATGCCGAGAAGGAGGTGCTGAGGCGGTCAGTGAGCGAGAAGGAGTGCGAGGTGCTCTCCACGCGTGGCCTCATCGAGGAGAAGGAGCTGCAGCGGAGCCAGGAGGTGGACAAGGCTACAAAGGAGATCCGCGAGCTACAGGGCAGGCTCCTGGAGAAG AGCAACCAGGAGCAGAGCCTGCAGCAGAAGCTCTTGGATGAGCAGTTTGGCATCCTGCAGGAGACGGTGCGGGAGGTGGAGGACATCCTCCGTGACGCGGTGGCCAAGCTGGACGACCCATTGCATGTCCGCTGCACCAGCTCCCCAG ATTACCTGCTCAGCCGGGCGCAGGCGGCGCTGGAGTCCACAGACGCCCTGGAGAACGGGCACGCGCAGTACGTGGCCTCCATGGCAG CAGACGCCGCAGGGCTAGTGGGGGCTCTGGCCCTCTTCGCACACCTGATGGCCGACACCATTGTGAACGGCAGCGCCACGTCCCACCTGGCTCCCACCGACCATGCTGACC GGCTGATGGAGACATGCCGGGACtgtgggcagcagagcctggactACCTGGGTGAGCTGAAGGACAAGCAGAAGCTGGGGCATGCCAAGCTGGGGGATGTGCGGCAGGCACTGCGGGGGGTCCTGCAACTGGCCCAG GAGCTGAGGCCCAAGAGCTTAGACATCAAGCAGGAAGAGCTGGGGGACATGGTTGAGAAGGAGATGGCCTCCACCTCAGAGGCGATTGAGGATGCCGTCAGGCGCATAGAG GAGATGATGAGCCAAGCCAGAAACGAGAGCTCCGGTGTTAAGCTTGAAGTGAACGAGCG GATTCTGAACTCCTGCACGGACCTAATGAAG GCTATTAGACTTCTTGTAACGACATCTACAAACTTACAGAAGGAGATAGTAGAAAGTGGCCGG GGGGCAGCAACAACTCAGGAGTTTTATGCCAAGAACTCACGCTGGACCGAAGGTCTGATCTCTGCCTCCAAGGCGGTGGGCTGGGGAGCCACACAGCTTGT AGAGTCAGCAGACAGAGTTGTCCTGCATACGGGCAAATATGAAGAACTGATCGTCTGCTCCCATGAAATTGCTGCCAGCACGGCCCAGCTGGTGGCTGCCTCCAAG GTGAAAGCCGAGAAGAGCAGCAGGAACCTGGCCCGGCTCCAGGAGTGTTCACGCAACGTCAATGAGATGGCAGCCAACGTGGTGGCTTCCACCAAGTCAGGGCAAGAGCAGATTGAGGAGAAAG ACACCATGGACTTTTCGGGGATGTCCCTCATCAAGCTGAAGAAGGAAGAGATGGAAACACAG GTGAAGGTTCTGGAGCTGGAGAAGCGTCTGGAGGGCGAGCGGGTGCGCCTGGGCGAGCTGAGGAAGCAGCACTACGGCCTGGCCGGGGCCTACgaggcggcggaggagggggAGGCGAAGCCGGCGCCGGCCCCGAGGCGAGGCATCCTCAAGAAGCCCCCCTTGGCCCAGAAACCCAGCCTTGGGGAG CCTGAGCGAGACGCCGGCCCGTAG
- the HIP1R gene encoding huntingtin-interacting protein 1-related protein isoform X2 gives MNSIKSVPARVLSRRGGHSLEAEREQFDKSQAVSISKAINTQEAPVKEKHARRIILGTHHEKGAFTFWSYAIGLPLPSSAILSWKFCHVLHKVLRDGHPNVLQDCQRYRSNIRETGDLWGHLHDRYGQLVSIYTRLLLTKISFHTKHPEFPPALEVSDEVLEKTAGTDVNNIFQLTVELFDYLDCELKLSESVFRQLNTSMAVSQMSAVQCRLAPLIQVIQDCSHLYHYAVKLMFKLHSCLPADTLQGHRDRFHEQFRSLKNFFKKASDMLYFKRLIQIPRLPESPPNFLRASALAEHVKPVVVIPEEAPEDEEPENLIEISTASTTEPQVTSDIFEQTFGPPNGFRDDRDAQIESLKKEVDMLRAEMEKIKLEAQRYIMQLKAQVNSLEGEVEEQRKQKQKALVDNEQLRDELERLQRAKQDSDRSQRLCAEAEKKANATEIRYTKLKEKHSELINTHAELLRKNADTAKQLTVTQQSQEEVARVKEQLAFQVEQVKREAEMKLEDQSVQMEQLRQELDARRDELDQVQRSLSHAKQAGVELSAQVEALHAEKEVLRRSVSEKECEVLSTRGLIEEKELQRSQEVDKATKEIRELQGRLLEKSNQEQSLQQKLLDEQFGILQETVREVEDILRDAVAKLDDPLHVRCTSSPDYLLSRAQAALESTDALENGHAQYVASMAADAAGLVGALALFAHLMADTIVNGSATSHLAPTDHADRLMETCRDCGQQSLDYLGELKDKQKLGHAKLGDVRQALRGVLQLAQELRPKSLDIKQEELGDMVEKEMASTSEAIEDAVRRIEEMMSQARNESSGVKLEVNERILNSCTDLMKAIRLLVTTSTNLQKEIVESGRGAATTQEFYAKNSRWTEGLISASKAVGWGATQLVESADRVVLHTGKYEELIVCSHEIAASTAQLVAASKVKAEKSSRNLARLQECSRNVNEMAANVVASTKSGQEQIEEKDTMDFSGMSLIKLKKEEMETQVKVLELEKRLEGERVRLGELRKQHYGLAGAYEAAEEGEAKPAPAPRRGILKKPPLAQKPSLGEPERDAGP, from the exons ATGAACAGCATCAAGAGCGTGCCGGCGCGGGTGCTGAGCCGCCGCGGCGGGCACAGCCTGGAGGCGGAGCGGGAGCAGTTCGACAAGAGCCAG GCCGTCAGCATCAGCAAAGCCATAAATACACAAGAAGCACCGGTGAAGGAGAAACATGCCCGCC GGATCATCCTGGGGACGCACCACGAGAAGGGAGCATTCACCTTCTGGTCCTACGCCATtgggctgcccctgcccagcaGTGCCATCCTCAGCTGGAAGTTCTGCCATGTCCTGCACAAGGTCCTGCGTGACGGCCACCCCAAC GTCCTCCAGGACTGCCAGAGGTACCGCAGCAACATCCGAGAGACAGGGGACCTGTGG GGCCATTTGCACGACAGGTACGGGCAGCTGGTGAGCATCTACACACGGCTCCTCCTCACCAAGATCTCCTTCCACACCAAG CATCCCGAGTTCCCTCCGGCCCTTGAAGTGTCAGATGAGGTGCTGGAAAAGACTGCGGGGACAGATGTGAACAACAT cTTCCAGCTGACGGTCGAGCTGTTTGACTACCTGGACTGCGAGCTGAAGCTGTCGGAGTCAG TTTTCAGGCAGCTCAACACCTCGATGGCAGTCTCGCAGATGTCGGCAGTGCAGTGCCGCCTGGCCCCCCTCATCCAGGTCATCCAGGACTGCAGCCACCTCTACCACTATGCTGTCAAGTTAATGTTCAAGCTGCATTCCT GTCTGCCGGCTGACACGCTGCAGGGCCACCGAGACCGTTTCCATGAGCAGTTTCGCAG cctCAAAAACTTCTTCAAGAAAGCATCCGACATGTTGTATTTCAAGCGGCTCATCCAGATCCCCCGGCTGCCAGAG AGCCCCCCAAACTTCTTGCGGGCATCTGCGCTGGCCGAGCATGTGAAGCCAGTGGTTGTCATACCTGAGGAAGCCCCTGAGGACGAGGAGCCAGAGAACCTCATTGAAATCAGTACGGCTTCCACCACGGAGCCACAG GTGACCTCAGATATATTTGAGCAAACCTTCGGGCCACCCAACGGCTTTCGGGACGACAG GGATGCGCAGATTGAGAGCCTGAAGAAGGAGGTGGACATGCTCCGTGCAGAGATGGAGAAGATTAAACTGGAG GCGCAGCGGTATATCATGCAGCTCAAGGCGCAGGTGAACAGCCTGGAGGGTGAAGTGGAGGAGCAGCGCAAGCAGAAGCAGAAGGCGCTGGTGGACAACGAGCAGCTGCGGGATgagctggagaggctgcagagggcaaAGCAGGACAGCGACAGGTCCCAGAGGCTCTGCGCCGAAGCGGAAA AGAAAGCCAATGCCACCGAGATCCGCTACACGAAGCTGAAGGAGAAGCACAGTGAGCTCATCAACACGCACGCCGAGCTCCTGAGGAAG AACGCCGACACTGCCAAGCAGCTGACAGTCAcgcagcagagccaggaggaggTAGCACGTGTCAAGGAACAGCTGGCGTTTCAGGTGGAGCAGGTCAAGCGGGAGGCCGAGATGAAG CTGGAGGACCAGAGTGTGCAGATGGAGCAGCTGCGGCAGGAGCTGGACGCCCGGCGGGATGAGCTGGACCAGGTGCAGCGCTCGCTCAGCCACGCCAAGCAG GCAGGCGTGGAGCTCAGTGCCCAGGTTGAGGCCCTGCATGCCGAGAAGGAGGTGCTGAGGCGGTCAGTGAGCGAGAAGGAGTGCGAGGTGCTCTCCACGCGTGGCCTCATCGAGGAGAAGGAGCTGCAGCGGAGCCAGGAGGTGGACAAGGCTACAAAGGAGATCCGCGAGCTACAGGGCAGGCTCCTGGAGAAG AGCAACCAGGAGCAGAGCCTGCAGCAGAAGCTCTTGGATGAGCAGTTTGGCATCCTGCAGGAGACGGTGCGGGAGGTGGAGGACATCCTCCGTGACGCGGTGGCCAAGCTGGACGACCCATTGCATGTCCGCTGCACCAGCTCCCCAG ATTACCTGCTCAGCCGGGCGCAGGCGGCGCTGGAGTCCACAGACGCCCTGGAGAACGGGCACGCGCAGTACGTGGCCTCCATGGCAG CAGACGCCGCAGGGCTAGTGGGGGCTCTGGCCCTCTTCGCACACCTGATGGCCGACACCATTGTGAACGGCAGCGCCACGTCCCACCTGGCTCCCACCGACCATGCTGACC GGCTGATGGAGACATGCCGGGACtgtgggcagcagagcctggactACCTGGGTGAGCTGAAGGACAAGCAGAAGCTGGGGCATGCCAAGCTGGGGGATGTGCGGCAGGCACTGCGGGGGGTCCTGCAACTGGCCCAG GAGCTGAGGCCCAAGAGCTTAGACATCAAGCAGGAAGAGCTGGGGGACATGGTTGAGAAGGAGATGGCCTCCACCTCAGAGGCGATTGAGGATGCCGTCAGGCGCATAGAG GAGATGATGAGCCAAGCCAGAAACGAGAGCTCCGGTGTTAAGCTTGAAGTGAACGAGCG GATTCTGAACTCCTGCACGGACCTAATGAAG GCTATTAGACTTCTTGTAACGACATCTACAAACTTACAGAAGGAGATAGTAGAAAGTGGCCGG GGGGCAGCAACAACTCAGGAGTTTTATGCCAAGAACTCACGCTGGACCGAAGGTCTGATCTCTGCCTCCAAGGCGGTGGGCTGGGGAGCCACACAGCTTGT AGAGTCAGCAGACAGAGTTGTCCTGCATACGGGCAAATATGAAGAACTGATCGTCTGCTCCCATGAAATTGCTGCCAGCACGGCCCAGCTGGTGGCTGCCTCCAAG GTGAAAGCCGAGAAGAGCAGCAGGAACCTGGCCCGGCTCCAGGAGTGTTCACGCAACGTCAATGAGATGGCAGCCAACGTGGTGGCTTCCACCAAGTCAGGGCAAGAGCAGATTGAGGAGAAAG ACACCATGGACTTTTCGGGGATGTCCCTCATCAAGCTGAAGAAGGAAGAGATGGAAACACAG GTGAAGGTTCTGGAGCTGGAGAAGCGTCTGGAGGGCGAGCGGGTGCGCCTGGGCGAGCTGAGGAAGCAGCACTACGGCCTGGCCGGGGCCTACgaggcggcggaggagggggAGGCGAAGCCGGCGCCGGCCCCGAGGCGAGGCATCCTCAAGAAGCCCCCCTTGGCCCAGAAACCCAGCCTTGGGGAG CCTGAGCGAGACGCCGGCCCGTAG